One segment of Geoalkalibacter ferrihydriticus DSM 17813 DNA contains the following:
- a CDS encoding DEAD/DEAH box helicase, which yields MTEETLPTFAELELAPAIARVIDEIGYESPSPIQARSIPPLLAGRDLLGQAQTGTGKTAAFALPLLSRIDPALKSPQILVLTPTRELALQVAEAMQTYARHLKDFHVLPVYGGQNMGQQLRMLARGVQAVVGTPGRIQDHLRRGTLRLDRLIGVVVDEADEMLKMGFIDEVEQILEHTPAHKQVALFSATMPKEVMQVARRQLKDPVEIRIKAKTATVDTIAQRFWQVKGLHKLDALTRILEAEEIEGMIVFVRTKTATVELAEKLEARGFSSAPLNGDMTQALREKTVERLKSGSLDIVVATDVAARGLDVKRISHVINYDIPYDTEAYIHRIGRTGRAGREGKAILFVAPREMRLLSAIEQATRQPITSMSLPTRKDITDRRIGLFKEQIATAMESEDLEFFEEFIDSYQSEYDVGLRRIAATLAYLVQKDRPLQPEGGLAEEVVAPEQPSRSRPARPREAQDADKQRYRIEVGRAHKVEPGNIVGAITNEANLSSRDIGQIKIFDSFSLVDLPRDLPADILRHLQGVWVCGQRLQLSEDRGAGQALQGKPPKRRPYGKGGDQRPFKPGPKKPPYSRRGPKTDK from the coding sequence CGAAGAGACACTCCCCACCTTTGCCGAGCTTGAACTGGCGCCCGCCATCGCCCGGGTCATCGACGAAATCGGCTACGAAAGCCCCTCGCCCATCCAGGCGCGCAGCATCCCGCCGCTGCTGGCGGGACGCGACCTTCTCGGCCAGGCGCAGACGGGCACCGGTAAGACCGCCGCCTTTGCCCTGCCGCTGCTCAGCCGCATCGACCCAGCTTTGAAAAGTCCACAGATTCTGGTCCTGACGCCGACTCGCGAGCTGGCTCTGCAAGTCGCCGAGGCCATGCAGACCTATGCGCGGCATCTCAAGGATTTTCATGTCTTGCCCGTCTACGGCGGGCAGAACATGGGCCAGCAACTGCGCATGCTCGCCCGCGGCGTGCAGGCGGTGGTCGGCACCCCGGGACGCATCCAGGACCACCTGCGGCGCGGCACCCTGCGCCTGGACCGCTTGATCGGCGTGGTCGTCGATGAGGCGGATGAAATGCTCAAGATGGGTTTCATCGATGAGGTCGAGCAGATTCTTGAGCATACTCCGGCGCACAAGCAGGTTGCGCTGTTTTCTGCGACCATGCCCAAGGAAGTTATGCAGGTCGCCCGCCGCCAGCTCAAGGATCCGGTAGAAATCCGCATCAAGGCCAAAACCGCGACAGTCGACACCATCGCCCAAAGATTCTGGCAGGTCAAAGGTCTACACAAGCTCGATGCCCTCACCCGCATTCTTGAGGCCGAGGAGATCGAGGGGATGATCGTCTTCGTGCGCACCAAGACCGCCACCGTGGAGCTGGCGGAAAAACTCGAAGCGCGCGGCTTCTCCAGTGCCCCCCTGAACGGCGACATGACCCAGGCGCTGCGGGAGAAAACCGTCGAGCGGCTCAAAAGCGGCAGCCTCGACATTGTCGTCGCCACCGATGTCGCCGCGCGTGGTCTCGATGTCAAGCGCATCAGCCATGTCATCAACTACGACATCCCCTATGACACCGAAGCCTATATCCACCGCATCGGCCGCACCGGCCGCGCGGGTCGCGAGGGCAAAGCGATTCTGTTTGTCGCGCCGCGGGAAATGCGCCTGCTCTCCGCCATCGAGCAGGCCACGCGCCAGCCCATCACCTCCATGAGCCTGCCGACACGCAAGGATATCACGGATCGGCGCATCGGCCTGTTCAAGGAGCAGATCGCCACGGCCATGGAATCCGAAGATCTGGAATTTTTCGAGGAATTCATCGACAGCTATCAGAGCGAATACGATGTCGGCCTGCGCCGCATCGCCGCCACTCTCGCCTACCTGGTGCAAAAGGATCGCCCCCTGCAACCCGAAGGCGGCCTGGCCGAAGAAGTCGTCGCACCCGAGCAGCCGTCCCGTTCCCGCCCGGCGCGCCCCAGAGAGGCACAGGATGCCGACAAGCAGCGCTACCGCATCGAGGTCGGCCGTGCCCACAAAGTTGAGCCGGGCAATATCGTCGGCGCCATCACCAATGAGGCCAACCTCAGCAGTCGTGATATTGGCCAGATCAAAATCTTTGATTCGTTCAGCCTGGTCGATCTGCCGCGCGACCTCCCGGCCGATATCCTGCGCCATCTCCAGGGGGTGTGGGTGTGCGGTCAGCGCCTGCAACTCAGCGAGGACCGGGGCGCGGGACAAGCGTTGCAGGGCAAGCCCCCCAAGCGCAGACCTTACGGCAAGGGTGGCGACCAACGGCCCTTCAAGCCGGGTCCGAAAAAACCGCCTTACAGCCGGCGGGGCCCCAAGACCGACAAGTAG
- a CDS encoding cupin domain-containing protein has translation MLKRIFIIATLVLLAASGGVAEDRVQVPYHGEGHVLLNASDLAWGDIASMAPGAKITIIEGDLSQEAPFTFRLKLPADYRLAPHVHPAYERVTVLSGTLHFAHGETFDRTRTLALKPGGVAIMPPGAPMFGYTEEETIIQLHGTGPWGIKYLNPEDDPRK, from the coding sequence ATGTTAAAGCGTATCTTTATCATCGCAACGCTCGTCTTGTTGGCGGCTTCCGGTGGCGTGGCGGAAGACAGAGTCCAGGTGCCTTACCACGGCGAAGGGCACGTTCTGCTGAACGCCTCCGACCTGGCATGGGGCGACATCGCCTCCATGGCTCCAGGTGCAAAAATCACCATCATCGAGGGTGATTTAAGCCAGGAGGCTCCGTTCACCTTCCGTCTGAAGCTTCCCGCCGACTACCGTCTTGCGCCCCACGTCCATCCGGCCTATGAGCGGGTCACGGTGCTCTCCGGTACTCTGCACTTCGCCCATGGCGAGACCTTCGACCGGACGAGAACTCTGGCGCTCAAACCGGGTGGAGTCGCCATCATGCCGCCGGGAGCGCCGATGTTCGGCTACACGGAAGAGGAAACCATCATCCAACTTCACGGCACCGGCCCCTGGGGCATCAAATATTTGAACCCCGAAGACGACCCGCGTAAATAA
- a CDS encoding RNA-binding S4 domain-containing protein: MDEFSLSGHEFIELHNLLKVTGLCSSGGTAKALIAEGRVSVDGQVELRKRCKIRSGQVVDFEGRQITLR; encoded by the coding sequence ATGGACGAATTTTCTCTCAGCGGTCACGAATTCATCGAATTGCATAACCTGCTCAAAGTCACCGGCCTCTGTTCCAGCGGCGGCACGGCCAAGGCGTTGATTGCCGAGGGCCGCGTAAGTGTCGACGGGCAAGTGGAATTGCGCAAGCGGTGCAAAATCCGCAGTGGGCAAGTCGTGGATTTCGAGGGCAGGCAGATAACCCTGCGGTGA